One genomic window of Scylla paramamosain isolate STU-SP2022 chromosome 20, ASM3559412v1, whole genome shotgun sequence includes the following:
- the LOC135110445 gene encoding interleukin-1 receptor-associated kinase 4-like, whose amino-acid sequence MQALTAGDGNGSGVTLTSELRLLPSWAKSQLAHILEVTHGWREVMGRVPGHPWAPGMPLPEGEHYPRKYSSDDIHLVSEECGRDRREGFEVLVEEWGTSGRKRPTVSDLVSILQVAKLYRAMDYLIVTVLKGEALPRQEGDSDAEDQLDQALEEGSQTHYRFIYGGSSYREDQVHPGVEDSQGLEDGDSDVLQMLDRDLRAQENSAQEQGNPQLDFEVVQELKEYGFTHFAFSTIKEITNKFSDLPYDVGGNKLGEGAFGTVYLARVVLGGREKKVAVKRLASGENKVEDQFKTEIEVLSRCIHENLLPLVGYSCDGPDWCLVYDYMANGSLQDRLACLGGSPPLGWQLRVAIGEGAAQGIVYLHTHQERPLVHRDIKSANILLDEHFTPKVGDFGLVRLGSGGTHTATLIKTTTVFGTSAYMAPEAFRGDISVKMDTFSFGIVLLELLTGLPSYQEEREGCDLLSYVQESEAEPAELLDEKAGQWDSGVAIQLFGLADLCTEFKKRRPTMVQTLHNYRKIINSHS is encoded by the exons TGGAGGTAACTCACGGATGGCGGGAGGTGATGGGTCGAGTACCAGGACACCCATGGGCTCCTGGAATGCCTCTTCCTGAAGGGGAACACTATCCTAGGAAGTATTCATCAGATGACATCCA TTTGGTGTCAGAGGAGTGTGGAAGAGATCGGCGGGAGGGATTCGAGGTATTGGTAGAAGAGTGGGGAACAAGTGGACGGAAACGACCTACTGTGAGTGATCTGGTGTCCATTCTTCAGGTGGCCAAGCTGTACCGTGCAATGGACTATCTCATTGTCACTGTTCTCAAAG GTGAAGCACTGCCTCGCCAGGAGGGAGACAGTGATGCAGAGGACCAGTTGGACCAGGCACTGGAGGAGGGAAGTCAGACCCACTACAGGTTCATCTATGGTGGCAGCAGCTACAGAGAGGACCAAGTTCATCCTGGAGTTGAAGACTCCCAGGGGCTTGAGGATGGGGACTCTGATGTTTTACAAATGCTAGATAGAGACCTGAGAGCCCAGGAAAATTCTGCTCAAGAACAGGGAAATCCTCAACTGGATTTTGAGGTCGTGCAGGAATTGAAAGAATATGGCTTTACCCACTTTGCCTTCAGTACTATAAAGGAGATCACCAACAAATTTAGTGACTTGCCATATGATGTAGGTGGCAATAAGCTGGGTGAGGGGGCCTTTGGTACAGTGTACCTGGCCAGGGTGGTGCTAGGGGGTAGAGAGAAGAAGGTGGCTGTGAAGAGACTTGCCTCAGGGGAGAACAAAGTGGAGGACCAGTTCAAGACTGAGATTGAAGTTCTTTCAAG GTGTATCCATGAAAATCTGCTGCCTCTGGTGGGTTACTCCTGTGATGGACCTGACTGGTGTCTTGTGTATGACTACATGGCCAATGGCAGCCTGCAGGACCGGCTTGCCTGCCTG GGTGGGAGTCCCCCTCTTGGGTGGCAGCTGAGGGTGGCCATTGGTGAGGGAGCAGCTCAAGGCATTGTGTACTTACACACCCACCAGGAGCGTCCATTGGTTCATCGTGATATCAAGAGTGCTAACATCCTGCTTGATGAACACTTCACACCAAAG GTTGGTGATTTTGGATTGGTACGGCTGGGGAGTGGAGGCACCCACACTGCCACCCTCATCAAGACCACCACAGTGTTTGGCACCTCAGCCTACATGGCACCTGAGGCCTTCAGGGGAGACATCTCTGTCAAGATGGACACCTTCAGCTTTGGAATA GTGTTGCTGGAGCTGCTGACTGGTCTGCCATCCTACCAAGAGGAGCGAGAAGGCTGTGACTTG CTGTCCTATGTTCAAGAGAGTGAGGCTGAACCTGCTGAACTACTAGATGAGAAGGCTGGCCAATGGGACAGTGGTGTGGCTATCCAACTGTTTGGTCTTGCTGACCTGTGTACTGAGTTCAAAAAAAGGAGACCAACAATGGTGCAGACCCTTCACAACTACAGAAAGATAATAAATTCTCATAGCTGA